One Vespa velutina chromosome 9, iVesVel2.1, whole genome shotgun sequence DNA segment encodes these proteins:
- the LOC124951529 gene encoding ubiquitin-like domain-containing CTD phosphatase 1, with amino-acid sequence MENAIKIIVKWSGKEYEILDILESDTVLTVKNRIHKETGVRPERQKLLNLKFKGKAAQDDDIIGKLGLKPGFKLMLMGSREEDIAEVSRAPENMPDVVNDLDIEEEEVEIEKAEVYLSKIQKRIDHYTITELNPLREGKKLLVLDIDYTLFDHRSTAESGAELMRPYLHEFLTRAYKNYDIVIWSATSMKWINEKMKLLGVSNHPNYKIAFHLDSLAMISVHTPKYGVVGVKPLGIIWGKYKQFSAKNTIMFDDIRRNFIMNPQSGLRIRPFRHAHTTRNKDRELLKLSKYLELIAKVDDFQTLNHRKWEEYKAKKTHDRRGEKSDDE; translated from the exons ATGGAGAACGCAATCAAAATCATTGTAAAATGGAGCGGAAAAGAGTACGAGATCCTTGATATCTTGGAATCTGACACGGTCCTTACAGTGAAAAATCGCATACACAAAGAAACAGGCGTCCGTCCAGAGCGTCAAAAATTATTGAACCTCAAATTCAAAG GCAAAGCAGCACAAGATGATGACATTATAGGAAAGCTAGGATTAAAACCAggttttaaattaatgttaatggGTTCTCGAGAGGAGGACATCGCGGAAGTGAGTCGAGCTCCAGAAAATATGCCGGACGTAGTAAATGATCTAGAcatagaggaagaagaagtagaaatagaaaaagctgaagtatatttatctaaaatacaaaagagaatTGATCATTATACCATTACAGAATTGAATCCTCTTAGGGAAGGCAAGAAACTTCTTGTACTTGACATAGACTACACTCTTTTTGATCATAGATCAACAGCAGAAAGTGGAGCGGAGTTAATGCGACCATATCTACATGAATTCTTAACGCGTGCTTACAAGAATTACGATATAGTCATTTGGTCAGCAACCAGCATGAAATGGATTAATGAGAAGATGAAATTGTTAGGTGTCTCGAATCATCCAAATTACAAAATAGCATTTCATCTAGATTCTCTTGCTATGATATCCGTTCACACGCCAAAATATGGAGTAGTGGGAGTAAAACCTCTAGGCATTATTTGGGGAAAGTATAAACAATTCTCGGCAAAGAATACAATAATGTTTGACGacataagaagaaattttattatgaatccACAATCAGGATTACGAATAAGACCTTTCAGACATGCGCATACAACTAGGAACAAAGATagagaattattaaaactatCTAAATATCTAGAATTAATAGCCAAGGTAGACGATTTTCAGACTTTAAATCATAGAAAATGGGAAGAATACAAAGCAAAAAAGACGCATgatagaagaggagagaagagcgacgatgaataa